A portion of the Vibrio coralliirubri genome contains these proteins:
- a CDS encoding class II fumarate hydratase yields the protein MTLQFRIEKDSMGEVKVPADALYQAQTQRAADNFAFSSHKMPTSFIQALALIKQAAADTNAQLGLLEGDIANAIAEASQEIIEGKHLDQFPIDVYQTGSGTSSNMNANEVIATLASRSLQGDVNPNDHVNMGQSSNDVVPTAIQVSVALMAENKLLPALTHLAEALTIKQQELAEVVKTGRTHLMDAMPMTFAQELGGWKFQIEHAKQAIENPLPAIKALAQGGTAVGTGINADPRFADKFASNLSQSTKISFSSSENFFFNLSSQDAIVAFSGQLKTAAVAIMKISNDLRWMNSGPLAGLGEIELQALQPGSSIMPGKVNPVIPEAAAMAAAQVIGNDTTITVAGQSGNFQLNVMLPVIAHNVLESIELLANSSVALADKAIATFTVRQDNLDLALSKNPILVTALNPVIGYLKAADIAKKAYKEGLPILDVAERETDLSREELSKLLDPTTLTQGGIAG from the coding sequence ATGACCCTACAATTTCGGATTGAAAAAGACAGCATGGGCGAAGTGAAAGTCCCTGCCGATGCGCTATACCAAGCACAAACTCAGCGTGCAGCGGATAACTTTGCTTTTAGCTCGCACAAGATGCCGACCAGTTTTATTCAAGCACTGGCGTTAATTAAACAGGCAGCGGCAGATACCAATGCTCAGTTAGGTCTACTGGAGGGTGATATTGCCAATGCGATAGCCGAAGCCAGCCAAGAGATCATTGAGGGCAAACACCTCGATCAATTCCCGATCGATGTTTACCAAACCGGTTCTGGCACCAGCTCTAACATGAATGCCAACGAAGTGATTGCTACGCTTGCTTCAAGAAGCTTGCAAGGCGACGTGAATCCCAATGATCACGTCAACATGGGCCAAAGCAGTAACGATGTGGTGCCAACCGCAATTCAAGTGAGCGTTGCTTTGATGGCTGAAAATAAGCTGTTACCTGCACTAACTCACCTTGCTGAAGCTCTTACTATCAAACAGCAGGAACTTGCTGAGGTCGTGAAGACCGGTCGCACTCATCTAATGGATGCGATGCCAATGACCTTTGCTCAAGAGCTAGGTGGTTGGAAATTTCAGATAGAACACGCTAAACAAGCAATAGAGAACCCCCTACCCGCTATCAAGGCTTTAGCACAAGGTGGCACTGCGGTTGGAACAGGGATCAATGCTGACCCACGCTTTGCCGATAAGTTTGCGAGTAACCTGTCTCAATCGACAAAGATCAGTTTTAGCTCCAGTGAAAACTTCTTTTTTAACCTCAGCAGTCAAGACGCGATCGTTGCCTTTTCGGGTCAGCTCAAAACTGCAGCAGTTGCGATCATGAAGATCTCAAACGATCTTCGTTGGATGAACTCTGGGCCGTTGGCTGGCTTAGGGGAAATTGAATTACAGGCTCTACAGCCAGGCTCATCGATCATGCCTGGCAAGGTAAACCCTGTGATTCCAGAAGCTGCAGCTATGGCGGCGGCGCAAGTCATTGGCAACGACACCACCATTACCGTAGCTGGACAATCAGGTAACTTCCAACTCAATGTGATGCTGCCAGTGATTGCTCATAACGTTCTAGAAAGCATTGAGTTGTTGGCAAACAGCTCAGTCGCTTTAGCGGACAAAGCCATCGCGACCTTCACGGTACGCCAAGATAACCTCGATTTAGCCTTGTCAAAGAACCCAATCCTAGTGACCGCACTTAATCCTGTGATTGGCTACTTGAAGGCGGCTGATATTGCCAAGAAAGCCTATAAAGAAGGCTTACCAATTCTGGATGTCGCAGAAAGAGAAACCGATCTAAGCCGAGAAGAGCTCAGTAAACTGCTTGATCCAACCACACTGACACAAGGTGGCATTGCTGGTTAG
- a CDS encoding sodium:solute symporter family protein: MDIQTWTFILVGITFAVYIGIAIWARAGSTSEFYVAGGGVHPVANGMATAADWMSAASFISMAGIISFVGYDGAVYLMGWTGGYVLLALCLAPYLRKFGQFTVPDFIGERYYSKTARMVAVFCAIFVSFTYVAGQMRGVGVVFSRFLEVDINLGIIIGMGIVFFYAVLGGMKGITYTQVAQFCVLIFAFLVPAIFTSIMMTGNPLPQVGMGSTLSGTDVYLLDKLDGLTEELGFTAYTEGNKSMVDVFFICAALMVGTAGLPHVIIRFFTVPKVRDARISAGWALLFISLLYTTAPGVAAFARVNMIETINGPDMQGVAAADAPSWYKNWESTGLVGWEDKNGDGKMFYSGDERNEMKINRDIIVLASPELAKLPNWVVALLAAGGLAAALSTAAGLLLVISTSISHDLLKKGFRPNMTDKQELLAARLAAMVAIVGAGYLGINPPGFVAQVVAFAFGLAAASFFPAIILGIFYKKMNKEGAIAGMLSGIAFTASYIIYFKFINPAASTPENWWFGISPEGIGTLGMCLNFVVSIAVNKVTAEVPQDVQDMVENIRYPKGAGEAHDH; the protein is encoded by the coding sequence ATGGATATTCAAACTTGGACGTTTATTCTCGTCGGTATTACTTTCGCGGTATATATCGGCATCGCAATCTGGGCCCGTGCAGGGTCTACTAGTGAGTTCTACGTTGCTGGCGGTGGTGTACACCCAGTAGCAAATGGCATGGCGACCGCCGCTGACTGGATGTCGGCAGCATCATTCATCTCAATGGCAGGTATCATCTCATTCGTTGGTTATGACGGTGCGGTTTACCTAATGGGTTGGACAGGTGGTTATGTACTACTTGCGCTATGTTTAGCACCTTACCTACGTAAGTTCGGTCAGTTTACGGTTCCTGATTTCATCGGTGAGCGTTACTACTCGAAAACGGCACGTATGGTAGCGGTATTCTGTGCAATCTTCGTATCGTTTACGTACGTTGCAGGCCAGATGCGTGGTGTGGGCGTTGTATTCTCTCGTTTCCTAGAAGTTGATATTAACCTAGGCATCATCATTGGTATGGGTATTGTGTTCTTCTACGCAGTACTGGGTGGCATGAAAGGCATCACTTATACGCAGGTAGCTCAATTCTGTGTCCTCATTTTCGCCTTCCTTGTTCCAGCAATCTTTACCTCAATCATGATGACAGGTAACCCACTTCCACAAGTTGGTATGGGCTCTACGCTATCAGGCACGGATGTTTACCTTCTTGATAAACTGGATGGACTGACCGAAGAACTCGGATTTACCGCCTATACCGAAGGTAACAAGAGCATGGTAGATGTATTCTTCATCTGTGCGGCTCTAATGGTCGGTACTGCGGGTCTTCCACACGTAATCATTCGTTTCTTCACGGTACCAAAAGTACGTGATGCTCGTATTTCAGCGGGTTGGGCACTACTGTTCATCTCATTGCTATACACAACAGCACCAGGCGTTGCAGCATTCGCTCGTGTAAACATGATCGAAACAATCAACGGCCCAGACATGCAAGGTGTCGCAGCAGCAGACGCACCAAGCTGGTACAAAAACTGGGAAAGCACTGGCCTAGTAGGTTGGGAAGATAAGAACGGCGATGGCAAAATGTTCTACTCGGGCGATGAGCGCAACGAGATGAAGATTAACCGTGACATCATCGTACTGGCTTCTCCAGAGCTAGCGAAACTACCAAACTGGGTTGTAGCACTGCTTGCAGCCGGTGGCCTAGCAGCCGCACTATCAACAGCCGCGGGTCTACTATTGGTAATCTCAACGTCGATTTCACATGACTTGTTGAAGAAAGGCTTCAGACCAAACATGACCGACAAGCAGGAGCTCTTAGCCGCTCGTCTGGCAGCCATGGTCGCGATTGTCGGTGCCGGTTACTTGGGTATTAACCCACCAGGCTTTGTAGCACAGGTAGTAGCGTTTGCCTTCGGCTTAGCTGCAGCATCCTTCTTCCCAGCGATTATCCTAGGTATCTTCTACAAGAAGATGAACAAGGAAGGCGCAATTGCAGGTATGTTGTCAGGTATTGCCTTCACAGCAAGCTACATCATCTACTTCAAGTTCATTAACCCAGCAGCAAGCACACCTGAAAACTGGTGGTTTGGTATCAGCCCAGAAGGCATCGGTACGCTAGGTATGTGTCTAAACTTCGTAGTATCGATTGCTGTAAACAAAGTAACTGCTGAAGTACCACAAGATGTACAAGATATGGTTGAGAACATCCGTTACCCGAAAGGTGCAGGTGAAGCTCACGACCACTAA
- a CDS encoding DUF4212 domain-containing protein encodes MAFESTEHAQAYWKENLGIMGTLLAVWFAVSYGAGILFVDALNTVQFGGFKLGFWFAQQGSIYTFVALIFIYVVRMNALDKKYNVQED; translated from the coding sequence ATGGCGTTCGAATCTACGGAACATGCTCAAGCCTACTGGAAGGAAAACTTGGGAATTATGGGAACACTGCTCGCGGTTTGGTTTGCAGTGTCTTACGGCGCTGGCATCTTATTTGTGGATGCCCTCAATACCGTTCAGTTTGGCGGGTTCAAGCTAGGATTTTGGTTCGCTCAGCAAGGTTCGATATACACCTTCGTGGCGCTGATATTTATTTACGTTGTCCGCATGAATGCGCTCGACAAAAAATACAACGTACAGGAAGACTAG
- a CDS encoding potassium/proton antiporter, producing MDAITINHLFLTGAVLIAISVLFSQVSSRLGVPILLIFLFVGMLAGEDGPGGINFDDYSLTYLVSNLALAVILLDGGMRTKVASFKVAFWPSLSLATIGVACTATLTGLMAAWLFDLSLMQGILVGAIVGSTDAAAVFSLLKGQSLNERVGSTLEIESGTNDPMAVFLTVTLIALLGTPDAEMGMNFLLKSFAMQFGIGTLVGIGGGWLLWSLINRVQLADGLYSILVLSGGVALFAFSNMLGGSGILSIYLVGLFIGNRPTRSRHSILNVLDGMTWLSQIVMFLVLGLLVTPSTLMDIALPALALAFGMILFARPLSVWLGLLPFRSFTTKERWFVSWVGLRGAVPIILAVFPMMAGLPNAQLYFNIAFFVVMVSLIVQGGSLMKVARLAQVTLPPTPTPISRTGMEIYPTSEWEMFVYKLKDEKWCVGEPLKRLSMPEGTRITALFRQDAMLHPSGSTVLEANDILCVLGQDKDLDSLSSLFSEAPLAEEAARFFGDFFLDVELSVAAVSDCYGIELGSEEEREMTLKQLVAQELGTHSVLGDSFEWHGITWVVAEIDDHKVVRLGLCLPKTTLEEDISEA from the coding sequence TTGGACGCAATAACTATTAACCACTTATTTTTAACTGGTGCGGTGCTCATCGCTATCAGTGTGCTTTTTTCGCAAGTGTCCTCTCGCTTGGGCGTTCCTATTCTTTTGATCTTCCTTTTCGTTGGCATGCTAGCCGGTGAAGATGGACCCGGTGGCATTAATTTTGATGATTACTCACTCACTTACTTGGTGAGTAACCTTGCGCTTGCTGTGATCTTGCTTGATGGCGGTATGCGAACCAAGGTCGCGAGTTTTAAGGTCGCTTTTTGGCCGTCTCTCTCGCTCGCGACAATAGGCGTGGCATGTACCGCGACTCTCACTGGTTTAATGGCCGCGTGGCTGTTCGATTTGTCATTGATGCAGGGCATCTTGGTTGGCGCGATTGTCGGCTCGACCGATGCGGCTGCGGTATTTTCTTTGCTGAAAGGGCAGAGCCTCAATGAGCGTGTTGGCTCAACCCTAGAAATTGAATCAGGCACCAACGACCCAATGGCGGTGTTCCTGACGGTGACCTTAATTGCGCTGCTGGGCACGCCTGATGCTGAAATGGGGATGAACTTCCTACTGAAAAGCTTTGCGATGCAGTTTGGTATCGGCACCCTTGTCGGCATTGGCGGTGGTTGGCTTCTATGGAGTCTTATCAATCGAGTGCAACTGGCTGACGGCCTTTACTCTATTTTGGTGCTCAGTGGTGGTGTGGCGCTGTTTGCGTTCTCTAACATGCTTGGCGGCAGCGGTATCTTATCGATCTACCTTGTAGGCCTGTTCATTGGTAACCGTCCGACGCGCTCTCGACACTCTATTCTTAATGTTCTTGATGGCATGACGTGGCTAAGCCAGATCGTGATGTTCTTGGTGCTGGGTTTATTGGTGACGCCATCAACGTTGATGGACATTGCTCTGCCTGCGCTAGCACTGGCCTTTGGTATGATTTTGTTTGCTCGTCCGCTGTCGGTTTGGTTGGGTTTACTGCCGTTCAGAAGCTTTACCACCAAAGAACGCTGGTTTGTTTCTTGGGTAGGTTTGCGTGGTGCAGTACCGATCATCTTAGCGGTATTCCCGATGATGGCTGGTTTGCCTAATGCTCAGCTGTATTTCAATATCGCCTTCTTCGTGGTTATGGTTTCGCTGATTGTGCAAGGCGGTAGCTTGATGAAAGTTGCAAGACTCGCTCAAGTGACTTTACCACCGACGCCAACACCGATTTCTCGTACCGGTATGGAGATTTATCCGACCAGTGAGTGGGAGATGTTTGTTTACAAGTTGAAAGACGAGAAGTGGTGTGTCGGTGAGCCGCTTAAACGCTTATCTATGCCAGAAGGGACGCGTATTACAGCACTGTTTAGACAAGATGCCATGCTTCACCCATCAGGCAGTACTGTGTTAGAGGCGAACGATATCTTATGCGTGCTTGGTCAAGACAAAGATTTGGACAGCTTAAGTTCGTTGTTCAGTGAGGCGCCTCTAGCAGAAGAAGCGGCACGATTCTTTGGTGACTTCTTCTTGGATGTTGAGCTATCAGTTGCGGCAGTGAGTGATTGTTATGGTATTGAACTTGGCTCGGAAGAAGAGCGAGAAATGACGCTAAAACAATTGGTTGCTCAAGAGCTTGGCACACACTCTGTATTGGGCGATAGCTTTGAGTGGCATGGCATTACTTGGGTAGTTGCAGAGATCGATGATCATAAAGTCGTCAGGTTGGGTTTATGTTTACCTAAGACGACTTTAGAAGAGGATATCAGTGAAGCTTAA
- a CDS encoding response regulator, with amino-acid sequence MDSTYTIIIADDHPLFRNALFQSVHMAISGANLLEADSLDALLTLLKKEDEPDLLLLDLKMPGANGMSGLIQLRAEYPDLPIVVVSASEDASVVTQVKSHGAFGFIPKSSDMRELVSALNQVLNGDPFFPEGLITNNAACSDLAEKISTLTPQQYKVLGMLSDGLLNKQIAYELNVSEATIKAHMTAIFRKLDVKNRTQAVILLQEVHN; translated from the coding sequence ATGGACTCGACCTATACCATCATCATTGCTGATGACCACCCTCTCTTTCGCAACGCCCTGTTTCAGTCAGTTCATATGGCGATCAGTGGTGCGAACCTGCTTGAGGCAGATTCTCTCGATGCCTTACTGACTCTGCTAAAGAAGGAAGACGAGCCGGATCTATTACTGCTCGATCTGAAAATGCCGGGTGCAAACGGCATGTCAGGCTTAATTCAACTTCGCGCTGAATACCCCGATCTACCGATTGTGGTGGTTTCTGCCAGTGAAGATGCTAGCGTGGTCACTCAGGTGAAGAGCCACGGTGCCTTTGGCTTTATTCCTAAGTCGAGTGATATGCGTGAGTTGGTGAGTGCACTGAATCAAGTGCTGAATGGCGACCCGTTCTTCCCTGAAGGGCTTATCACCAATAATGCAGCGTGTAGCGACCTTGCAGAAAAGATTTCCACACTGACGCCTCAGCAATACAAGGTATTAGGGATGCTTTCTGACGGCTTGCTTAATAAGCAAATCGCGTATGAATTGAATGTTTCGGAAGCGACCATCAAAGCACATATGACAGCCATCTTCCGTAAACTGGATGTAAAAAATCGTACTCAAGCGGTTATCTTGCTACAAGAAGTCCACAATTAA
- a CDS encoding protein-disulfide reductase DsbD → MRRLATLLFVCVSLFTQPAWALFGNDNAEPSFGGNNNGFVPVDQAFPFNYYQQDDKVFLDWQVKEGYYLYQHSLSFTGQNLAIGNVELEDGKPHQDEFFGEVSIYTQPLFVQVPLQSYQDGSQLIVKYQGCADAGFCYPPEIRVIDIEPFTATGSPNSQGSDSQASSSASNETDVSTQPTSPKADVVSNTTQQPNAPVSKEAGLADKLGDSWWTPLLFLALGVGLAFTPCVLPMYPILTGIVLGGGKLSQGRALMLSFIYVQGMALTYTLLGLVVASAGMQFQAAMQHPYVLIALSVLFVALAMSMFGVYNLQLPSSIQTWLNNQSNKQQGGNTLGVFAMGAISGLVCSPCTTAPLSGALLYVAQSGDLLTGAIALYALAMGMGIPLILVAVFGNKLLPKAGSWMDKVKIVFGFILLAAPIFLLERIIPELWATVLWSGLGFIAFGWLYHSKNALPFGGWKQSAVGIIAMLGLFASAQPALNYWFAEKSVVAEQHIQFARINTVEELEIQLIEAKKLGKPVMLDFYADWCVACKEFEKYTFHQADVENKLSDFVLLQADVTRNMPQDIELLKQLQVLGLPTIEFWDGEGNHIPNARVTGFMPADVFLKHMQNHQL, encoded by the coding sequence ATGCGACGACTTGCCACATTACTTTTTGTTTGTGTTTCCCTATTCACCCAGCCTGCGTGGGCGCTATTTGGGAACGACAACGCCGAGCCAAGCTTCGGAGGCAATAACAATGGTTTTGTCCCTGTAGACCAAGCTTTCCCTTTCAATTACTACCAGCAAGACGACAAAGTTTTTCTCGACTGGCAAGTAAAAGAGGGCTACTACCTCTATCAACATAGCCTCTCGTTCACCGGGCAAAATCTCGCTATCGGTAATGTTGAATTAGAAGATGGTAAGCCACACCAAGATGAATTCTTCGGTGAAGTGAGCATTTATACTCAACCTTTATTCGTGCAAGTTCCTCTACAGAGTTACCAAGATGGCTCACAGCTGATCGTTAAGTATCAAGGCTGTGCGGACGCAGGTTTCTGCTACCCACCAGAGATTCGTGTCATCGACATTGAACCTTTCACAGCAACAGGCTCTCCTAATTCGCAAGGTAGTGACTCACAAGCTTCATCTTCTGCTAGCAACGAGACCGATGTTTCTACGCAACCAACGTCTCCAAAAGCAGACGTTGTAAGTAACACGACTCAACAGCCAAATGCCCCAGTATCAAAAGAAGCAGGCTTAGCCGATAAGCTCGGTGACAGTTGGTGGACCCCTCTATTATTCTTAGCACTCGGTGTTGGTTTAGCCTTTACGCCGTGTGTGCTGCCTATGTATCCGATTCTAACGGGTATCGTTTTAGGTGGTGGCAAGCTCAGCCAAGGTCGCGCGTTAATGCTGTCGTTTATTTACGTACAAGGCATGGCGTTAACCTACACCTTATTGGGTTTAGTGGTTGCTTCAGCAGGCATGCAGTTCCAAGCCGCTATGCAGCACCCTTACGTGCTGATCGCGCTGAGTGTTCTGTTCGTGGCGTTAGCAATGTCGATGTTTGGCGTTTATAACCTGCAACTGCCAAGCAGCATTCAAACTTGGCTCAATAATCAAAGCAACAAGCAGCAAGGTGGCAATACCTTGGGCGTATTCGCAATGGGCGCTATCTCTGGCTTGGTGTGTTCACCTTGTACCACGGCGCCATTGTCAGGCGCGCTGCTGTATGTGGCTCAGAGTGGCGACCTATTAACGGGTGCGATTGCTCTGTATGCATTAGCGATGGGTATGGGTATTCCGCTGATTTTAGTTGCGGTATTTGGTAATAAGCTATTGCCTAAAGCGGGCAGCTGGATGGACAAGGTGAAGATCGTATTCGGCTTTATCTTGCTTGCCGCGCCTATCTTCCTGCTAGAGCGAATCATTCCTGAATTGTGGGCAACCGTGCTTTGGTCTGGCCTTGGCTTCATCGCCTTTGGTTGGCTTTACCACAGCAAGAATGCACTGCCATTTGGTGGCTGGAAGCAAAGCGCTGTGGGTATCATCGCGATGCTTGGCCTGTTCGCATCAGCTCAACCTGCGCTCAATTACTGGTTTGCAGAAAAGAGCGTAGTGGCAGAACAGCACATCCAATTTGCGCGCATCAACACGGTTGAAGAGTTAGAAATCCAGCTAATCGAAGCGAAGAAACTCGGTAAGCCTGTGATGCTCGACTTCTACGCCGATTGGTGTGTGGCGTGTAAAGAATTCGAGAAGTACACCTTCCATCAAGCTGATGTGGAGAACAAGCTTTCTGACTTCGTACTGCTACAAGCAGATGTAACGAGAAACATGCCTCAAGACATTGAACTGCTTAAACAATTACAGGTACTTGGCTTACCGACGATTGAGTTCTGGGATGGCGAGGGTAACCATATTCCAAATGCTCGTGTAACCGGTTTTATGCCTGCTGATGTATTCTTAAAACACATGCAAAACCACCAGCTATAA